A single region of the Pseudomonas mandelii genome encodes:
- a CDS encoding MacB family efflux pump subunit — MQTPLIDLQDIRKAYGGGDSPQVHVLRGIDLSIHAGEFVAIVGASGSGKSTLMNILGCLDRPTSGEYRFAGQNVAALDSDELAWLRREAFGFVFQGYHLIPSGSAQENVEMPAIYAGLPAAERHARAAALLDRLGLASRTGNRPHQLSGGQQQRVSIARALMNGGHIILADEPTGALDSHSGAEVMTLLDELASQGHVVILITHDREVAARAKRIIEIRDGLIISDSAADNPQAQTSANPGALQAVDLRKRLTEGAEATGAWKGELIDAVQAAWRVMWINRFRTALTLLGIIIGVASVVVMLAVGEGSKRQVMAQMGAFGSNIIYLSGSSPNPRTPRGIVTLDDVAAVGSLPQVTRIMPVNGQEAGVRFGNLDHLSYVGGNDTNFPAIFNWPVVQGSYFTQDDERNAAAVAVIGHKVRTKLLKDVANPIGQYILIENVPFQVVGVLAEKGASSGDSDSDDRIAIPYSAASVRLFGTHNPEYVAIAAADARKVKETEIAIEQLMLRLHNGKKDFELTNNAAMIQAEARTQNTLSLMLGSIAAISLLVGGIGVMNIMLMTVRERTREIGIRMATGARQRDILRQFLTEAVMLSVVGGLAGIALALIVGGVLILSEVAVAFSLIAVLGAFACALVTGVVFGFMPARKAARLDPVTALTSE; from the coding sequence ATGCAGACGCCTCTGATCGACCTGCAGGACATCCGCAAAGCCTACGGCGGCGGCGATTCACCGCAAGTTCACGTGTTGCGCGGCATCGACCTGTCGATTCATGCCGGGGAATTCGTGGCGATTGTCGGCGCGTCAGGCTCCGGCAAATCGACGCTGATGAACATCCTCGGTTGCCTCGACCGCCCGACCTCGGGCGAATACCGGTTCGCCGGGCAAAACGTCGCCGCCCTCGACAGCGACGAGCTGGCCTGGCTGCGCCGCGAAGCCTTTGGCTTTGTGTTCCAGGGTTATCACCTGATCCCGTCCGGCTCGGCCCAGGAAAACGTCGAGATGCCGGCCATCTACGCAGGCCTGCCCGCCGCCGAACGCCATGCCCGCGCCGCCGCCCTGCTCGACCGCCTAGGTCTGGCGTCGCGCACCGGCAACCGCCCGCACCAGCTCTCCGGCGGCCAGCAACAACGGGTGTCGATTGCCCGCGCCTTGATGAACGGCGGCCACATCATCCTCGCCGACGAACCCACCGGCGCCCTCGACAGCCACAGCGGCGCCGAGGTCATGACCCTGCTCGACGAACTGGCGAGCCAGGGCCACGTGGTCATCCTCATCACCCACGACCGCGAAGTCGCGGCCCGGGCCAAGCGCATCATCGAAATCCGCGACGGGCTGATCATCAGCGACAGCGCGGCGGACAACCCTCAAGCACAAACCTCGGCCAACCCCGGTGCGCTGCAAGCGGTGGATCTGCGCAAGCGCCTGACCGAAGGCGCCGAAGCGACCGGGGCCTGGAAAGGCGAACTGATCGACGCCGTACAAGCGGCGTGGCGGGTGATGTGGATCAACCGCTTTCGCACCGCGCTGACGCTGCTCGGCATCATCATCGGCGTGGCGTCGGTGGTGGTCATGCTGGCCGTCGGCGAAGGCAGCAAACGCCAGGTCATGGCGCAAATGGGCGCCTTCGGCTCAAACATCATTTACCTCAGTGGCTCATCACCCAACCCGCGAACGCCGCGGGGTATCGTCACCCTGGATGACGTCGCGGCGGTGGGAAGCCTGCCGCAGGTGACGCGGATCATGCCGGTCAACGGGCAGGAGGCCGGGGTGCGTTTCGGCAACCTCGACCACTTGAGCTACGTCGGCGGCAACGACACCAATTTCCCGGCCATCTTCAACTGGCCGGTGGTGCAAGGCAGCTATTTCACCCAGGACGATGAACGTAACGCCGCCGCGGTGGCAGTGATTGGCCACAAGGTGCGGACCAAGTTGCTCAAGGACGTGGCCAACCCGATCGGCCAGTACATCCTGATCGAAAACGTGCCGTTCCAGGTGGTCGGCGTGCTCGCCGAAAAAGGCGCCAGCTCCGGCGACTCCGACAGCGACGACCGCATCGCCATCCCCTACTCCGCCGCCAGTGTGCGGCTGTTCGGCACACATAATCCCGAATACGTGGCTATCGCCGCTGCCGACGCACGCAAGGTCAAGGAGACCGAAATCGCCATCGAGCAATTGATGCTGCGCCTGCACAACGGCAAGAAGGATTTCGAACTGACCAACAACGCCGCGATGATCCAGGCCGAAGCGCGCACGCAAAACACCTTGTCATTGATGCTGGGCTCGATTGCCGCCATCTCGCTGCTGGTCGGCGGCATCGGGGTGATGAACATCATGCTGATGACCGTGCGCGAGCGCACGCGGGAGATCGGTATCCGCATGGCCACCGGCGCCCGCCAGCGCGACATCCTGCGCCAGTTCCTGACGGAAGCGGTGATGCTTTCGGTGGTCGGCGGTCTCGCCGGGATTGCCCTGGCGCTGATCGTCGGCGGCGTGCTGATCCTCAGCGAAGTCGCGGTCGCGTTCTCTTTGATAGCGGTGCTCGGCGCCTTCGCCTGCGCCCTGGTCACCGGTGTTGTCTTCGGCTTCATGCCGGCCCGCAAAGCTGCCCGACTCGATCCGGTCACGGCCCTTACCAGTGAATGA